Below is a window of Vibrio gazogenes DNA.
ATCGGGCTTTGGCTGGAAGTCCATCAATACGATACATCCAAGCATTGATTGAAAAGTAACTCTAAACACAATGCAACCTTTCCGACACTATCCCATTTTTCTTGGGCTTCCCCGCAGTAATGCGGGATTTTTTTTGCCTGTAACCACTACCATTGCTGCGACGTTGCGACATTCAGCAAAGGTTATGCCCATCCGGTGTCGGAATTAGCTCTGGCAAAGCCGAGCGCCTCAGACACATAGCCTTTCAGAGAGACTGCACCTCAGAAACACAGCATTCGTTGGTTATCTATCGAGCCATCATCATGCCAGTCAATTGAATTGACCGGCATGATGGCTGAGAAGTAGACGATTCCCAAACTAAGACAAAAAGAACTGATAGGTCGGATTGTCGGTTTCGTCTTTGTACTGATAACCCAATTCAACGAGATGTGCTGAGAAACGGACTAAATCGTCGTCATTGAGCTCAAATGCACAAAGCACTCGGCCGTAGTCGGCACCATGATTGCGATAGTTGAAGAGACTGATATTCCAGTGTGTTCCGAGCGTACTGAGGAATTTTACCAGTGCCCCGGGATATTCCGGAAACTCGAATGCGTATAACCGCTCTTTGAGTGGCTTCGACGGTTTTCCGCCAATCATGTAACGAATGTGCAGTTTGGCGATTTCGTCATCGGATAAATCGATAACCGGATAGCCAGCTTTACGCAGATCCTGAATGATGCTGTTGAGTTCTTCCGGGCCACCGGCGAGACGAATCCCGACGAAGATATTGGCCAGTGAGTCATCATTGTAGCGATAGTTAAACTCTGTGACCGCCCGGCCACCGATAATCTGGCAGAATTCGAAAAATGCACCCTTGCGCTCAGGGATGGTTACAGCGAGCAAACCTTCACGTTTTTCGCCCAGTTCACATCGTTCTGAAACATAGCGTAAGCCGTGAAAGTTGGTGTTGGCACCGGAGAGAACGGTTCCTAACTGTTTGCCAGTCAACTGGTGCTGTTCTGCGTACTTTTTCAAACCGGCCAGAGCCAGAGCACCGGAAGGTTCGGCAATCGCACGGGTATCTTCAAAGATATCTTTCACTGCGGCACAGATTTCGTCACTGGACACAGAGACATGACCGTCCAGATATTGCTGACACAAACGGAACGTTTCATCGCCGATGCGTTTTACCGCGACTCCGTCTGCAAACATGCTGACTTGTTCCAGAACCACCGGTTCTCCGGCATCAAGCGCCGCTTTTAAACAACCGGATTCTTCCGGTTCAACGGCGATGACTTTGATTTCAGGCATCAGTTGTTTGATCAGCACGGCAACACCGGCCGCCAGACCACCGCCACCGACGGGCACGAAGATATAATCCAGATGACCGTTCTGTTGCAGCATTTCCATGCCAATCGTGCCTTGTCCGGCGATAACCAATGGATGATCGAAAGGGGGCACAAACGTATAATGATGCTCAGCGGCAAGTCGTTCGGCTTCTGCTTTCGCTTCATCGAAGTTATTACCGAATAACACCACGGCACCGCCAAATCCACGAACGGCATCAACTTTGATATCCGGGGTGGTTTTCGGCATGACGATCGTTGATTTCACACCTAACTTGGTGCCGGATAAGGCCAATCCTTGAGCATGGTTACCGGCGGATGCTGTAATAATGCCGGCTTGCTTTTGAGCTTCGCTCAGATGTGCAATCATGTTGTAAGCACCGCGCAGTTTAAACGAATGAACTGGTTGGCGATCTTCGCGTTTGAGCTGGACTCGGTTATTGAGTCTCGCTGCGAGCCGGGGCATGTCTTGCAATGGTGTCACCATCGCAACATCGTAGACCGGGGCGCGTAAAATTTGGCGCAGATAATCTGCGCCGGTTTGGCTGGTGAATGTCATCGACTAGTCTCCTAGCTTTGATTTGTCTCTCACCGCACCTTTGTCAGCACTGGTTGCCATGCTGGCATAGGCTTTCAGCGCAAAAGAGACTTCACGCTGGCGATTGGCCGGTTTCCAGCCGAGCTGATCTTGTTTCGCACGACGGCTTTCCAGTTCATCTGCTGACACGACCAGTTCAATGGCTCGTCCGGGAATATCAATATCAATGATGTCACCGTTTTTAATCAGCCCGATAGCACCGCCATTGGCGGCTTCCGGAGAGGCGTGACCGATGGACAAACCGGATGTGCCGCCAGAGAAGCGACCGTCGGTCAGCAGGGCACACGATTTACCCAGTCCCATCGATTTCAGATATGTCGTCGGATACAGCATTTCTTGCATTCCGGGACCGCCTTTTGGTCCTTCGTAGCGGATGACGACCACCTCACCGGCTTTGACTTGACCGCCAAGAATACCTTCAACCGCATCTTCCTGACTTTCAAACACAATCGCCGGACCACGGAATTTCAGGTTGCTTTCATCGACACCTGCAGTTTTGACGATACAGCCGTCCAGTGCGATATTGCCTTGCAATACCGCAAGGCCACCATCTTGGCTGAACGCGTGTTCTCTGGTACGGATACATCCGTCTTGACGATCATCGTCCAGCGTTTCCCAGTAGCAATCTTGTGAGAAAGCCTGTGTGGTGCGGATACCCGCAGGACCGGCACGGTAGAATGCTTTCACGTCAGCAGAATCAGTTTGCATGATGTCATATTGCGCCAATTGTTCTTGCAGGCTGATACCGAGTACCGTTCTGGTCTCTGTATTCAGGAGCTTGGCGCGGTTGAGTTCACCGAGAATCCCCATGACACCACCGGCACGGTGGACGTCTTCCATATGGTACTTCTGAGTCGACGGGGCCACTTTACATAAGTGCGGCACGCGACGTGACATGCGGTCAATATCGTCCATGGTGAAGTCCACTTCACCTTCCTGTGCTGCAGCAAGCAGGTGCAGTACCGTATTGGTTGAACCACCCATGGCAATATCCAGTGCCATGGCATTTTCAAATGCAGATTTATTGGCAATGTTACGCGGCAGAACGGATGCATCATCTTGTTCGTAATAGCGTTTTGCCAGCTCGACGATGCGTTGACCTGCGGTGAGGAAGAGTTTTTTGCGATCCGCATGCGTTGCGAGCAGAGAACCGTTGCCCGGTTGCGACAGCCCCAAAGCTTCAGTCAGACAGTTCATCGAGTTGGCCGTAAACATACCGGAACAAGAACCGCATGTCGGACAGGCGGAACGCTCAACCTGTTCACTTTGTTCGTCAGATACATTTGGATCGGCACCTTGAATCATCGCATCTACGAGATCGAGTTTGATCAGCTGATCGGAAAGTTTGGTTTTACCGGCTTCCATCGGGCCGCCGGAAACAAAGATCACAGGGATATTCAGGCGTAGCGAGGCCATGAGCATTCCGGGAGTGATTTTGTCACAGTTGGAGATACAGACCATCGCGTCGGCACAGTGTGCATTGACCATATATTCGACAGAGTCGGCAATCAGCTCACGAGAAGGCAGTGAATAGAGCATTCCGCCGTGACCCATCGCAATGCCATCATCGACGGCAATGGTGTTAAATTCTTTGGCAATACCACCGGCGGCTTCAATTTCACGAGCGACCATCTGGCCTAAGTCTTTCAGATGAACATGGCCCGGTACAAACTGGGTGAATGAGTTGACCACGGCAATGATTGGCTTCCCAAAATCATCTTCTTTGACGCCGGTAGCACGCCATAAAGCGCGTGCCCCTGCCATATTACGACCATGTGTTGTTGTTGCGGAACGATACTTCGGCATTGTGTTGTCCTTTACTTGATTCTTTTGGGGTTAGGCATTCTTTTGAGGATTGACGTAATCTAACCAACCCCATTTATCTTCAGTAGTTCCATTGAACAGTCCGAAAAAGGCATCCTGAATCAC
It encodes the following:
- the ilvD gene encoding dihydroxy-acid dehydratase translates to MPKYRSATTTHGRNMAGARALWRATGVKEDDFGKPIIAVVNSFTQFVPGHVHLKDLGQMVAREIEAAGGIAKEFNTIAVDDGIAMGHGGMLYSLPSRELIADSVEYMVNAHCADAMVCISNCDKITPGMLMASLRLNIPVIFVSGGPMEAGKTKLSDQLIKLDLVDAMIQGADPNVSDEQSEQVERSACPTCGSCSGMFTANSMNCLTEALGLSQPGNGSLLATHADRKKLFLTAGQRIVELAKRYYEQDDASVLPRNIANKSAFENAMALDIAMGGSTNTVLHLLAAAQEGEVDFTMDDIDRMSRRVPHLCKVAPSTQKYHMEDVHRAGGVMGILGELNRAKLLNTETRTVLGISLQEQLAQYDIMQTDSADVKAFYRAGPAGIRTTQAFSQDCYWETLDDDRQDGCIRTREHAFSQDGGLAVLQGNIALDGCIVKTAGVDESNLKFRGPAIVFESQEDAVEGILGGQVKAGEVVVIRYEGPKGGPGMQEMLYPTTYLKSMGLGKSCALLTDGRFSGGTSGLSIGHASPEAANGGAIGLIKNGDIIDIDIPGRAIELVVSADELESRRAKQDQLGWKPANRQREVSFALKAYASMATSADKGAVRDKSKLGD
- the ilvA gene encoding threonine ammonia-lyase, biosynthetic; this encodes MTFTSQTGADYLRQILRAPVYDVAMVTPLQDMPRLAARLNNRVQLKREDRQPVHSFKLRGAYNMIAHLSEAQKQAGIITASAGNHAQGLALSGTKLGVKSTIVMPKTTPDIKVDAVRGFGGAVVLFGNNFDEAKAEAERLAAEHHYTFVPPFDHPLVIAGQGTIGMEMLQQNGHLDYIFVPVGGGGLAAGVAVLIKQLMPEIKVIAVEPEESGCLKAALDAGEPVVLEQVSMFADGVAVKRIGDETFRLCQQYLDGHVSVSSDEICAAVKDIFEDTRAIAEPSGALALAGLKKYAEQHQLTGKQLGTVLSGANTNFHGLRYVSERCELGEKREGLLAVTIPERKGAFFEFCQIIGGRAVTEFNYRYNDDSLANIFVGIRLAGGPEELNSIIQDLRKAGYPVIDLSDDEIAKLHIRYMIGGKPSKPLKERLYAFEFPEYPGALVKFLSTLGTHWNISLFNYRNHGADYGRVLCAFELNDDDLVRFSAHLVELGYQYKDETDNPTYQFFLS